Genomic segment of Meiothermus cerbereus DSM 11376:
ACCATCCGCGACCCCTCGCGCCACAGACGATAGCCCCACCATGCTGGGCCTGTTTTCGCCTGCCTTCTGCGCGCTGGGTTTGCCTCCGCCAGCGCCGCCGCTGCCGCTGCCGGCCAGGCTGCCCGGCGCGGGGCCGTCGAGCTTCTCCACTGTGCCACTCCGGCGCTCCTTGGACTGCCACTCCCTCAGCTTGAAGCGCAGCACAAACCCGCTTTCCCGGCTGAAGTCCGGGCTCTCCAGATCAAATAGGTAGACATAGCGCACCCCGTGAAGCTGCAGGTTGGGGTGGGCCGCCTGTAGAACCACCGGCTTCTTGTCGCGCCGGTTGCGGTACAGGTTGAGCACCGCTAAAAGCCGCTCGAACTCGGCCTTGGAATCGGCCACCGCCTCCACCTCCACCTCGGCGTCGCGGTAGCGCAGAAAGGTGCGCTCGGCCCCGTTTTCGCCTGCGATGGGGGCGGAATCCTCCTCCAGGCCGCCCCCCCGCACGTTCACGGTGACGTTGGGGATGGCCACCCGGCCCTGCGGGCCCAGCAGGGTCAGGGTCTCCCACACCTCCGGCGCTTCCCAGGGGCTAGGGATTTTAGCCATCCACACCCTCCTCCAGCGCCAGCTCCTCCAGCGCCAGCAGCACCGCCTCTTTGATGGCCGGCTGCAACTCCTGCACCACCTGGCGCGGCTGGCCGCTGCCGATCTGAATCTGCTCGATGTTGATGCTGACCGTGATTGAGCGCTCGGCCCTGGGGCGGGCCTGAGCCGGTGGGGGTGTGAGGCCCGGTTGTGGCAGCTCCACCCGGGGTTGGAGCGACTGCTCCATTCCGGCGACCGCATCCGCCACCTGCGGCATCCCGGCCTCGATGCCCTGGGCCAGGCCCAGCGAGAGCATCAGGCCGTAGCCCGCAAAGACCCGCGAGGGGCTTCTGATCTGAAATAGGCTGCGGAACCAGTTCTTGATGGCCTCGCCGCCCTGGGCGATGCGCTCGGCCACCCCCGAGAGCCCGGCGGAGAGGCCCTGGGCCAGGCCGCCCATGATGTTGCGGCCCCACTCCACAGCCTGCTGGCCCAACATGGCAAGCGGGGCTGTGATCACCTGCACCACCCCCTGCATGATCTGCTCCACCCCCGCCCGGGCCCGCTCGAAATTACCCGTAAACAGGCCCACCAGCACCTCGAGCAGCCCTCGCACCAGATTCACCAGGCCGGTGAGGGCGCTGACGATGCTGGCCCCAATGCGGGCAAAGACGTTGATGGTGAGGGTCATAATGAACCCCAGCACGAAGCCAAACGCATAGCCCAGCGCATCCAGCGCCCCGTGGGCCCGCCCCAAG
This window contains:
- a CDS encoding phage tail protein, producing the protein VLAAGGGIAALAGVGMVAGQARMGLLLLREGMSALALRAFDLAGALDRAILRLRALGGPIPAARAAVLGLAGAFRALTAAMLANPVGALLAGLMALGAAFVWAWQHVQQFRDQVRLALVPLVAAWNGFRQAIAGLALQFGPVGEVIAAALGRAHGALDALGYAFGFVLGFIMTLTINVFARIGASIVSALTGLVNLVRGLLEVLVGLFTGNFERARAGVEQIMQGVVQVITAPLAMLGQQAVEWGRNIMGGLAQGLSAGLSGVAERIAQGGEAIKNWFRSLFQIRSPSRVFAGYGLMLSLGLAQGIEAGMPQVADAVAGMEQSLQPRVELPQPGLTPPPAQARPRAERSITVSINIEQIQIGSGQPRQVVQELQPAIKEAVLLALEELALEEGVDG